Proteins found in one Xyrauchen texanus isolate HMW12.3.18 chromosome 30, RBS_HiC_50CHRs, whole genome shotgun sequence genomic segment:
- the zbtb2b gene encoding zinc finger and BTB domain-containing protein 2b, whose translation MELANHGLILLQQLNAQREFGFLCDCTVAIGDVFFKAHKAVLAAFSNYFRMLFIHQDSDCVRLKPADIQPDIFSYLLNLMYTGKLATQLIDPARLEQGVKFLHAYPLIQEASLASHSAFSHPEVSLPLSSSLYGIQISDQQASSTKCLPARTQLSSPFDLEGSGLLDGKFVTTNKAATSLTRSGSKHRHALSEMEVEASASTNQFLRESAEMETSAGETPSCSMSTNTILHVKPSIMKRSSSMRKHYTCHVCGGRFTQRGALREHLLLHTQAMLPLVLEPGSAASPMANGDAATPDVEEVFRGREAAAATPVIVDIASDSEQLLYSKDSLYAETAMPVPTTTAVSLCTAQPQADTPPPSDIADIDNLEGAADMEREVKRRKYECSTCGRKFIQKSHWREHMYIHTGKPYRCSACGKSFCRANQAARHVCMNQGSEPAYTMVDRQSMELCAADDSSQMEALFLGSSGRPYKCNVCEMTFSSPNEVIKHLCFNQVTLSGGAALGMGISGLNSDNLAKDEGSDSSSGGPLITPIKTEACFVE comes from the exons ATGGAGCTGGCCAATCATGGTCTTATCCTTCTGCAGCAGCTCAATGCACAGAGGGAGTTTGGCTTCCTGTGTGACTGCACAGTCGCCATCGGTGACGTCTTTTTTAAAGCACACAAGGCCGTATTGGCTGCATTCTCAAACTACTTCAGAATGCTATTTATACACCAGGACAG TGACTGTGTTCGCTTAAAGCCTGCAGACATTCAGCCCGACATCTTCAGCTACCTCCTCAATCTGATGTATACTGGCAAACTGGCAACACAGCTGATAGACCCGGCTCGTCTGGAGCAGGGCGTTAAGTTTCTCCATGCCTACCCTCTCATTCAGGAGGCCAGTCTTGCTAGCCATTCAGCATTCTCTCACCCTGAGGTCAGCCttcctctctcctcctctctttaTGGCATTCAAATATCAGACCAACAGGCCTCGAGCACAAAATGTCTCCCAGCGAGAACGCAATTGTCTTCACCATTTGATTTGGAAGGCAGTGGTTTGCTCGATGGGAAGTTTGTGACCACAAATAAAGCTGCTACCTCACTGACACGGTCTGGATCCAAACACAGGCATGCTCTGTCAGAAATGGAGGTAGAGGCATCTGCAAGCACCAATCAGTTTCTGAGGGAAAGCGCTGAGATGGAAACATCTGCAGGGGAGACCCCATCTTGCTCCATGAGTACCAACACAATTCTACATGTGAAGCCCAGCATTATGAAACGAAGTTCATCTATGAGAAAGCATTACACGTGCCATGTTTGCGGTGGCCGCTTCACCCAGCGAGGAGCCTTACGAGAGCACCTGCTCTTACACACTCAGGCAATGCTCCCTCTGGTGTTAGAGCCAGGCAGTGCAGCTTCCCCCATGGCGAATGGAGATGCTGCCACGCCAGATGTGGAGGAAGTTTTTAGAGGCAGGGAAGCTGCTGCAGCCACCCCTGTCATCGTGGACATTGCAAGCGATAGTGAGCAGCTTCTGTACTCTAAAGACTCTCTATATGCAGAAACTGCAATGCCAGTCCCTACAACAACAGCAGTCAGCCTGTGTACAGCGCAGCCCCAGGCGGACACACCTCCTCCATCCGATATTGCTGACATCGACAACTTGGAGGGTGCGGCAGACATGGAGCGGGAAGTGAAGCGAAGGAAATATGAGTGCTCCACTTGTGGCCGCAAGTTCATACAGAAGAGCCACTGGAGAGAGCACATGTATATCCACACAGGCAAGCCCTACCGCTGCAGCGCCTGCGGCAAAAGCTTCTGCCGGGCCAACCAGGCGGCGCGACACGTTTGCATGAATCAGGGCTCTGAGCCAGCGTACACCATGGTGGATCGACAGAGCATGGAGCTTTGTGCAGCTGATGACTCCAGCCAAATGGAGGCTCTGTTTCTTGGCTCTTCAGGGAGACCTTACAAATGCAATGTATGTGAAATGACATTCTCCAGTCCCAATGAGGTAATCAAACACCTGTGCTTTAACCAGGTGACTCTCTCTGGTGGGGCAGCTCTAGGAATGGGAATTAGTGGGCTAAACAGTGACAACCTGGCCAAAGATGAAGGTTCAGATTCATCCAGTGGTGGGCCATTAATAACACCCATCAAAACTGAGGCATGCTTTGTGGAATAG